One window of the Streptomyces asoensis genome contains the following:
- the mfd gene encoding transcription-repair coupling factor: MSLHGLLDAVVKDTALAEAIPAAADGNRMHVDLVGPPAARPFAIAALARETGRTVLAVTATGREAEDLAAALRSLLPPDGVVEYPSWETLPHERLSPRSDTVGRRLAILRRLAHPRPDDPETGPVSVVVAPVRSVLQPQVKGLGDLEPVALRTGRTADLNEIVEALAAAAYARVELVEKRGEFAVRGGILDVFPPTEEHPLRVEFWGDDVEEIRYFKVADQRSLEVAEHGLWAPPCRELLLTEDVRTRARALAEEHPELGELLGRIAEGIAVEGMESLAPVLVDDMELLIDVLPKGAMAVVCDPERVRTRATDLVATSQEFLQASWAATAGGGEAPIDVGAASLWSIADVRDHARELDMMWWSVSPFAADESFTDAADAAGSADTLKLGMHAPETYRGDTAKALADTKGWLAGGWRVAFVTEAHGPAARTVEVLGGEGVAARLDADLAELAPSVVHVSCGSIDYGFVDPALRLAVLTETDLTGQKAAGKDGARMPARRRKTIDPLTLEAGDYIVHEQHGVGRYIEMVQRTVQGATREYLVVEYAPAKRGQPGDRLYIPTDQLEQITKYVGGEAPTLHRLGGADWTKTKARAKKAVKEIAADLIKLYSARMAAPGHAFGTDTPWQRELEDAFPYAETPDQLTTIAEVKDDMEKTVPMDRLICGDVGYGKTEIAVRAAFKAVQDGKQVAVLVPTTLLVQQHFGTFSERYAQFPVNVRALSRFQTDTEAKATLEGLHEGAVDIVIGTHRLFSSETKFKDLGLVIVDEEQRFGVEHKEQLKKLRANVDVLTMSATPIPRTLEMAVTGIREMSTITTPPEERHPVLTFVGPYEQKQIGAAIRRELLREGQVFYIHNRVESIDRAAAKLREIVPEARIATAHGQMSETALEQVVVDFWEKKFDVLVSTTIVESGIDISNANTLIVERGDTFGLSQLHQLRGRVGRGRERGYAYFLYPPEKPLTETAHERLATIAQHTEMGAGMYVAMKDLEIRGAGNLLGGEQSGHIAGVGFDLYVRMVGEAVADYRRQLESGGVEEEPPLEVKIELPVDAHVPHDYAPGERLRLQAYRAIASANSEADVKAVREELVDRYGKLPEPVENLLLVAGLRMLARACGVGEIVLQGTNIRFAPVELRESQELRLKRLYPGTVIKPAAHQILVPRPKTAKVGGKPLVGRELLGWVGELLATVLGS, from the coding sequence ATGAGCCTGCACGGTCTGCTCGACGCCGTCGTCAAGGACACCGCCCTCGCGGAAGCGATCCCCGCGGCCGCCGACGGCAACCGCATGCACGTCGACCTGGTCGGCCCCCCGGCGGCCCGTCCCTTCGCCATCGCCGCCCTCGCCCGCGAGACCGGCCGCACGGTCCTCGCGGTGACGGCCACCGGCCGCGAGGCCGAGGACCTGGCCGCCGCCCTGCGCTCGCTGCTCCCACCGGACGGCGTGGTGGAGTACCCCTCCTGGGAGACGCTCCCGCACGAGCGCCTCAGCCCGCGCAGCGACACCGTCGGCCGCCGCCTCGCCATCCTGCGCCGCCTGGCCCACCCGCGCCCCGACGACCCGGAGACCGGCCCGGTCTCGGTCGTCGTGGCGCCGGTCCGCTCGGTGCTCCAGCCACAGGTCAAGGGCCTCGGCGACCTGGAACCCGTGGCTCTGCGCACCGGCCGGACGGCCGACCTGAACGAGATCGTCGAAGCCCTCGCCGCAGCCGCCTACGCGCGCGTGGAACTCGTCGAGAAGCGCGGCGAGTTCGCCGTACGGGGCGGCATCCTGGACGTGTTCCCGCCGACGGAGGAACACCCCCTGCGCGTCGAGTTCTGGGGCGACGACGTGGAGGAGATCCGCTACTTCAAGGTCGCCGACCAGCGCTCCCTGGAAGTCGCCGAACACGGCCTGTGGGCCCCGCCGTGCCGTGAACTCCTGTTGACGGAAGACGTGCGCACGCGTGCGCGTGCCCTCGCCGAGGAGCATCCCGAGCTGGGCGAGTTGCTCGGCAGGATCGCCGAGGGCATCGCGGTCGAGGGCATGGAGTCCCTGGCCCCGGTGCTGGTCGACGACATGGAGCTGCTGATCGACGTCCTGCCCAAGGGCGCGATGGCCGTCGTCTGCGACCCGGAGCGGGTACGCACGCGTGCCACCGACCTCGTGGCGACGTCCCAGGAGTTCCTCCAGGCGTCCTGGGCGGCCACCGCCGGCGGCGGCGAGGCACCCATCGACGTCGGCGCGGCCTCACTCTGGTCCATCGCGGACGTCCGTGACCACGCGCGCGAGCTGGACATGATGTGGTGGTCGGTGTCGCCGTTCGCGGCCGACGAGTCGTTCACAGATGCCGCTGACGCGGCGGGGTCCGCCGACACGCTGAAGCTCGGCATGCACGCCCCCGAGACCTACCGGGGCGACACCGCGAAGGCGCTGGCCGACACCAAGGGCTGGCTGGCCGGCGGCTGGCGCGTCGCCTTCGTCACCGAGGCGCACGGCCCGGCGGCCCGCACGGTCGAGGTGCTCGGCGGCGAGGGCGTCGCGGCCCGCCTGGACGCCGACCTGGCAGAGCTCGCCCCGTCCGTGGTGCACGTCTCCTGCGGCTCGATCGACTACGGCTTCGTCGATCCGGCGCTCCGCCTCGCCGTCCTCACGGAGACCGACCTGACCGGCCAGAAGGCGGCCGGCAAGGACGGCGCCCGGATGCCCGCGCGCCGCCGGAAGACCATCGACCCGCTCACCCTCGAGGCGGGCGACTACATCGTCCACGAACAGCACGGTGTGGGCCGCTACATCGAGATGGTGCAGCGCACGGTCCAGGGCGCCACGCGCGAGTACCTGGTCGTGGAGTACGCGCCCGCCAAGCGCGGCCAGCCCGGCGACCGTCTCTACATCCCGACCGACCAGCTGGAGCAGATCACCAAGTACGTCGGCGGTGAGGCCCCCACGCTGCACCGGCTCGGCGGCGCCGACTGGACGAAGACCAAGGCGCGCGCGAAGAAGGCGGTCAAGGAGATCGCCGCCGACCTGATCAAGCTGTACAGCGCGCGGATGGCGGCCCCCGGTCACGCCTTCGGCACGGACACCCCCTGGCAGCGCGAACTGGAGGACGCCTTCCCCTACGCGGAGACGCCCGACCAGCTCACCACCATCGCCGAAGTCAAGGACGACATGGAGAAGACGGTCCCGATGGACCGCCTGATCTGCGGCGACGTCGGCTACGGCAAGACGGAGATCGCCGTCCGGGCCGCCTTCAAGGCCGTCCAGGACGGCAAGCAGGTCGCCGTTCTCGTGCCCACCACCCTCCTCGTGCAGCAGCACTTCGGCACGTTCAGCGAGCGGTACGCGCAGTTCCCGGTGAACGTCAGGGCGCTCTCCCGCTTCCAGACGGACACGGAGGCGAAGGCCACCCTGGAGGGGCTGCACGAGGGCGCGGTGGACATCGTCATCGGCACCCACCGCCTGTTCTCCTCCGAGACGAAGTTCAAGGACCTCGGCCTGGTCATCGTCGACGAGGAGCAGCGTTTCGGCGTCGAGCACAAGGAGCAGCTGAAGAAGCTGCGCGCGAACGTGGATGTCCTGACGATGTCGGCGACCCCGATCCCCAGGACCCTGGAGATGGCGGTGACGGGCATCCGCGAGATGTCGACGATCACCACGCCTCCGGAGGAGCGCCATCCGGTGCTCACCTTCGTCGGCCCCTACGAGCAGAAGCAGATCGGCGCCGCCATCCGCCGCGAACTGCTGCGCGAGGGCCAGGTCTTCTACATCCACAACCGGGTCGAGTCGATCGACCGCGCGGCGGCGAAACTACGTGAGATCGTGCCCGAGGCGCGTATCGCCACCGCCCACGGCCAGATGTCGGAGACGGCGCTGGAGCAGGTCGTCGTCGACTTCTGGGAGAAGAAGTTCGATGTGCTCGTCTCGACGACGATCGTCGAGTCCGGCATCGACATCTCCAACGCGAACACGCTGATCGTGGAGCGTGGAGACACCTTCGGTCTGTCCCAGCTGCACCAGCTGCGCGGCCGGGTCGGACGTGGGCGCGAACGCGGCTACGCCTACTTCCTCTATCCCCCGGAGAAGCCCCTCACGGAGACCGCCCACGAGCGTCTCGCCACGATCGCCCAGCACACCGAGATGGGCGCGGGCATGTACGTGGCGATGAAGGACCTGGAGATCCGGGGCGCCGGAAACCTGCTCGGCGGCGAACAGTCCGGCCACATCGCGGGCGTCGGCTTCGACCTGTACGTCCGGATGGTCGGCGAGGCCGTCGCGGACTACCGGCGCCAGCTGGAGTCCGGCGGGGTCGAGGAGGAGCCGCCGCTCGAGGTCAAGATCGAGCTGCCGGTCGACGCGCACGTCCCGCACGACTACGCGCCCGGCGAGCGGCTGCGTCTCCAGGCCTACCGGGCCATCGCCTCCGCCAACTCGGAGGCGGACGTCAAGGCGGTCCGCGAGGAACTCGTCGACCGCTACGGCAAGTTGCCGGAGCCGGTGGAGAACCTGCTGTTGGTGGCGGGGCTGCGGATGCTGGCCCGGGCGTGTGGCGTCGGCGAGATCGTGCTCCAGGGCACCAACATCCGCTTCGCGCCGGTGGAGTTGCGCGAGTCCCAGGAGCTGCGCCTCAAGCGGCTCTACCCCGGGACCGTCATCAAGCCGGCCGCGCACCAGATCCTGGTGCCCCGTCCGAAGACCGCGAAGGTCGGCGGCAAGCCGCTGGTCGGACGCGAACTGCTGGGCTGGGTGGGCGAGCTGCTGGCGACGGTGCTGGGGTCGTAG
- a CDS encoding ABC transporter permease, translating into MTVMKTSMRNFYAHKGRMALSAVAVLLSVAFVCGTLVFTDTMNTTFDKLFASTSSDVTVSAKGASDTGETTSDNGKPPVMPASVLGAVRKADGVKSAEGTVFSTSATVVDADKDSLSPTSGAPTIVGNWNGNDARTMEITDGAAPKGSDQVMVDADTADKHDLKLGDEIGVITAVGTHTAKISGIAAFQVTNPGAAIFYLDTKTAQEALVGESNVYTNVNVTAAAGVSDAQLKKNVAAEIGADYKVQTAKETADANRDSVGSFLDVMKYAMLGFAGIAFLVGIFLIINTFSMLVAQRTREIGLMRAIGSSRKQVNRSVLAEALLLGVVGSLLGVGAGVGIAVGLMKLMGMTGMNLSTDDLTVAWTTPVVGMVLGIVVTVLAAYLPARRAGKVSPMAALRDAGAPADAKAGAVRAVIGLLLTGAGGFGLYLASAADKAAEGSLWLGLGVVLSLIGFVVIGPLLAGAVVRVLGAIVLRAFGPVGRMAERNALRNPRRTGATGAALMIGLALVACLSVVGSSMVASATEELDKSVGTDFIIQSDGGQLMTPQAVQAVKSTPGLERVTEYKWTQADFTTPDGKTLDKTAITAADPTYATDLRVETVAGNLADAYRPDSMSVHDKFAKDHRITLGSKISVAFKNGSTARLTVRAITSSDAVIDQGAMYTSIATLKKYVPADKLPLDDLVFATAKDGQQDAAYTSLKAALHDYPQYTVRDQTDYKQELKDQIGQLLNLIYGLLALAIIVAVLGVVNTLALSVVERTREIGLMRAIGLSRRQLRRMIRMESVVIALFGALLGLGLGMGWGATAQQLLALQGLDVLEIPWPTIIGVFIGSAFVGLFAALIPAFRAGRMNVLNAIATD; encoded by the coding sequence ATGACCGTCATGAAGACCTCGATGCGCAACTTCTACGCGCACAAGGGGCGCATGGCCCTGTCGGCCGTGGCGGTCCTGCTGTCGGTGGCGTTCGTCTGCGGGACGCTCGTCTTCACCGACACGATGAACACCACCTTCGACAAACTCTTCGCCAGCACCTCCTCCGATGTGACGGTGAGCGCCAAGGGCGCCTCGGACACCGGTGAGACGACGTCCGACAACGGGAAGCCGCCGGTCATGCCGGCCTCCGTGCTCGGTGCGGTCCGCAAGGCGGACGGGGTGAAGTCGGCGGAGGGGACCGTCTTCTCGACGTCCGCGACCGTCGTCGACGCCGACAAGGACAGCCTGTCGCCCACCAGCGGCGCGCCCACCATCGTCGGCAACTGGAACGGCAACGACGCCCGCACCATGGAGATCACCGACGGTGCGGCGCCCAAGGGCTCCGACCAGGTGATGGTGGACGCGGACACCGCCGACAAGCACGACCTGAAGCTCGGCGACGAGATCGGCGTGATCACCGCGGTCGGCACGCACACCGCGAAGATCTCCGGCATCGCCGCCTTCCAGGTCACCAACCCCGGCGCGGCGATCTTCTACCTGGACACGAAGACCGCCCAGGAGGCCCTGGTCGGCGAGTCGAACGTCTACACGAACGTCAACGTGACCGCCGCGGCCGGCGTGAGCGACGCGCAGCTGAAGAAGAACGTGGCGGCCGAGATCGGCGCCGACTACAAGGTGCAGACCGCCAAGGAGACCGCCGACGCCAACCGCGACAGCGTCGGAAGCTTCCTGGACGTGATGAAGTACGCGATGCTCGGCTTCGCCGGGATCGCCTTCCTCGTCGGCATCTTCCTGATCATCAACACCTTCTCCATGCTGGTCGCACAGCGCACCCGTGAGATCGGCCTGATGCGGGCCATCGGCTCCAGCCGCAAGCAGGTCAACCGGTCCGTTCTCGCGGAGGCCCTGCTGCTCGGCGTGGTCGGCTCGCTCCTCGGCGTCGGCGCGGGCGTCGGCATCGCGGTCGGCCTGATGAAGCTCATGGGCATGACCGGCATGAACCTGTCCACGGACGACCTGACGGTCGCCTGGACGACCCCGGTGGTCGGCATGGTCCTCGGCATCGTCGTCACGGTGCTGGCGGCCTACCTCCCGGCCCGTCGTGCCGGCAAGGTCTCCCCGATGGCCGCGCTGCGCGACGCCGGCGCCCCTGCCGACGCCAAGGCGGGCGCCGTACGGGCCGTCATCGGCCTGCTCCTCACCGGCGCCGGCGGCTTCGGCCTCTACCTCGCCTCCGCCGCCGACAAGGCCGCAGAGGGCTCGCTCTGGCTGGGCCTGGGCGTGGTGCTGAGCCTGATCGGCTTCGTGGTGATCGGCCCGCTGCTGGCGGGCGCGGTGGTCCGGGTGCTGGGCGCGATCGTGCTGCGGGCCTTCGGACCGGTCGGACGGATGGCGGAGCGCAACGCGCTGCGCAACCCGCGCCGCACCGGCGCCACGGGCGCGGCCCTGATGATCGGCCTCGCGCTGGTCGCCTGTCTGTCGGTCGTCGGCTCCTCCATGGTCGCCTCCGCCACGGAGGAGCTCGACAAGAGCGTCGGCACGGACTTCATCATCCAGAGCGACGGCGGTCAGCTGATGACCCCGCAGGCGGTGCAGGCCGTCAAGTCGACGCCGGGCCTGGAGCGGGTCACCGAGTACAAGTGGACCCAGGCCGACTTCACCACACCCGACGGCAAGACGCTCGACAAGACGGCGATCACGGCGGCCGACCCGACCTACGCGACCGACCTGCGCGTCGAGACCGTCGCCGGCAACCTCGCCGACGCCTACCGTCCCGACTCGATGTCCGTCCACGACAAGTTCGCCAAGGACCACAGGATCACGCTCGGTTCCAAGATCTCCGTGGCCTTCAAGAACGGTTCCACGGCCCGGCTGACGGTCCGCGCGATCACCAGCAGTGACGCCGTCATCGACCAGGGCGCGATGTACACCTCCATCGCCACCCTCAAGAAGTACGTCCCGGCCGACAAGCTGCCGCTCGACGACCTGGTCTTCGCCACGGCGAAGGACGGGCAGCAGGACGCCGCGTACACGTCCCTGAAGGCGGCGCTGCACGACTACCCGCAGTACACCGTCCGCGACCAGACCGACTACAAGCAGGAGCTCAAGGACCAGATCGGGCAGCTGCTGAACCTGATCTACGGCCTGCTCGCCCTCGCGATCATCGTCGCGGTCCTGGGCGTGGTGAACACCCTGGCCCTGTCGGTGGTGGAGCGCACGAGGGAGATCGGCCTGATGCGGGCGATCGGCCTCTCCCGCCGCCAGCTGCGCCGCATGATCCGCATGGAGTCGGTCGTCATCGCCCTCTTCGGTGCCCTCCTCGGCCTCGGCCTGGGCATGGGCTGGGGCGCCACCGCCCAGCAGCTCCTCGCCCTCCAGGGCCTCGACGTCCTCGAGATCCCGTGGCCGACGATCATCGGCGTGTTCATCGGCTCCGCCTTCGTGGGCCTGTTCGCCGCACTGATCCCGGCGTTCCGCGCGGGCCGCATGAACGTCCTGAACGCGATCGCGACGGACTAG